A single window of Pseudophryne corroboree isolate aPseCor3 chromosome 5, aPseCor3.hap2, whole genome shotgun sequence DNA harbors:
- the LOC134929068 gene encoding spindlin-Z-like, with protein MKTPFGKAAAQRSRADAAHAGVSANMMKKRTSHKKHRNNMGPSKPISQPRRNIVGCRIQHGWKEGSGTITQWKGTVLDQVPVNPCLYLIKYDGFDCVYGLELHKDERVSALEVLPDRVASSRISDAHLADTMIGKAVEHRFETKDGSKDEWRGMVLARAPFMNTWFYYYITYEKDPVVYMYQLLDDYKEGDLRITADSNDSPPAEREPGEVVDSLVGKQVEYAKEDGSKRTGMVIHQVEAKPSVYFIKFDDDFHIYVYDLVKTS; from the coding sequence atgaagactccatttggaaaggcggccgctcagcgatcaagagctgatgcagcacatgcaggtgtttctgcaaatatgatgaagaaaagaacatctcataagaaacatcgaaataatatgggaccaagtaaaccaatctcccagccaaggcgaaatattgtaggttgtagaatacagcatgggtggaaagagggcagtgggacaataacccagtggaaaggaacagttctggatcaagtaccagtgaatccctgcctctatcttataaagtatgatggatttgattgtgtctatggacttgagcttcacaaggatgaaagggtgtctgctcttgaagttctaccagacagagttgcctcatcccgaatcagcgatgcccatttggctgacacaatgattggtaaagcagtggagcataggTTTGAAACaaaggatggttccaaggatgagtggcgagggatggtactAGCACGAGCACCttttatgaacacatggttttattattatataacctatgaaaaggacccagtcgtatatatgtatcaacttttagatgactataaagaaggagatcttcggatcacggcagactcaaatgattcccctccagctgaaagagaaccaggggaggttgtggacagcctggtgggcaagcaagtggaatatgccaaagaagatggctcaaaaaggactggcatggttattcatcaagttgaagctaaaccatctgtgtacttcattaagtttgatgacgatttccatatttatgtctacgatttggtgaagacatcctaa